From a single Seriola aureovittata isolate HTS-2021-v1 ecotype China chromosome 18, ASM2101889v1, whole genome shotgun sequence genomic region:
- the rc3h2 gene encoding roquin-2 isoform X3, which translates to MPVQAAQWTEFLSCPICYNEFDSSGHQPISLGCSHTVCKTCLHKLHRKACPFDQTPISTDIDMLPVNCALLQLVGAQVPDVQPVSLSSAAEVEHYEVCRVCVEELALFLKPISGAKELSPTAGVATLSPSVLSRPMQRKLVTLVNCQLVEEEGRVRAVRAGRSLGERTVTELILQHQNPQQLSANLWAAVRARGCQFLGPAMQEDALKLVLLALEDGSALSRKVLVLFVVQKLEARFPQASKTSIGHVVQLLYRASCFKVTKRDEDSSLMQLKEEFRTYEALRREHDAQIVHIAMEAGLRISPEQWSSLLYGDLVHKSHMQSIIDKLQSPESFAKSVQELTIVLQRTGDPANLTSLRPHLELLANIDHNPDAPAPSWEELESVMLAVKLVVHGLVEFIQNFSKKSHDTPQPQANSKYKTSMCRDLRQQGGCPRGTNCTFAHTQDELEKFRLRNKKSSSVGRAFPLAPGVMGKTFTMEGSIHTDVSAGVGQGLKGTGENGASMTEGVPGLTHPQLISRGADMIEEMKRAVPNGSSGANGSNGLSGASRTASGSIEQKPISPPRTPVSHSSASSPLTTVGRGDSGAPIPKHGGFMLRAPHPSQASELYYQDAHSAYDTGHYQPTSGSYYPSTLHPPHKPCMARFLRSSNVPESSLPPSIGPPPTSYPSDPQTPHPPSSSSSGYPPHPPRDRMGPAFHPHPGQPQYGPLAPAHGVYAPLYDSRRVWRPQLYHREDARSNSLPPEVLHSSVYQPPLRERFNSLDSNYCSGAEHRAGLHRDYGRVPLGYEDLFRRKQEQWAHHHHHHNTNRPSQSSPIFTIDFGTEHVESSGGQCVGCRFRGEESLAHYSPWSCGTIGPCLSPFEPETLTHTSAHSCSDHSELDSNGGGGGGVSSGSSVGKRWLHSLDHYRRLKDEDPIIPFSEGPIISKWGAISRASRTGYHTTDPVQATACQSSASTTPINFKDYNPHLDHSDYRWSSRGSDSSSHSSFLESEQLCASELRGRRTSISSGEKIVSDLQAHQTAYGQDRERAESEPDPGRDIELELCALDMEDSDHQEIKSQESLDLATPQSQDASHLLPPPCSSPLISSPVEERPQTEGPSTEKMDAHLLKKMAFRKSLSPGGLVSGGLGVGKLVLRTGPSRLGDTSTRACPDTPGTEMLLNGS; encoded by the exons GACAGCAGCGGCCACCAGCCCATCAGCCTGGGCTGCTCCCACACGGTGTGTAAGACCTGCCTACACAAACTGCACCGCAAAGCCTGCCCCTTTGATCAGACACCAATCAGCACGGATATCGACATGCTGCCGGTCAACTGTgccctgctgcagctggttgGAGCTCAG GTTCCAGATGTGCAGCCCGTGAGCCTGAGTAGTGCGGCAGAGGTGGAGCACTATGAGGTCTGCAGGGTGTGTGTAGAAGAGCTGGCTCTCTTCTTAAAACCTATCAGCGGAGCAAAAG AGCTATCACCTACTGCAGGGGTGGCGACCCTGAGTCCGAGCGTGCTCAGTCGGCCCATGCAGAGGAAGCTGGTGACCTTGGTGAACTGccagctggtggaggaggagggccGTGTGCGGGCGGTGCGGGCGGGCCGGTCGCTGGGGGAACGAACGGTAACAGAGCTCATTCTGCAGCACCAGAACCCCCAGCAGCTCTCTGCCAACCTCTGGGCAGCTGTGAGGGCGCGTGGATGCCAGTTCCTGGGACCTG CTATGCAAGAAGATGCACTGAAGCTGGTTTTACTGGCTCTGGAGGACGGCTCAGCTCTGTCCAGGAAggtgttggttttgtttgtaGTGCAGAAGCTTGAGGCTCGGTTCCCCCAGGCCTCCAAAACCAGCATAGGCCACGTGGTGCAGCTGCTCTACAGGGCCTCCTGCTTCAAG gTGACTAAGCGTGATGAGGACTCTTCGCTGATGCAGCTGAAGGAAGAGTTTCGCACATATGAGGCTCTCAGGAGAGAACACGATGCCCAGATTGTCCACATCGCCATGGAGGCGGGCTTACGGATCTCACCTGAGCAGTGGTCTTCTCTGCTGTACGGAGACCTGGTCCACAAGTCACATATGCAGTCCATCATTGATAAG TTGCAGTCTCCAGAGTCGTTTGCAAAGAGCGTTCAGGAGCTGACAATCGTCCTGCAGAGGACAGGAGACCCGGCCAACCTCACAAGCCTTAGACCGCACCTGGAACTACTAGCCAACATAGACCACAATCCAG ATGCCCCAGCGCCATCATGGGAGGAGCTGGAAAGTGTGATGCTGGCTGTGAAGTTGGTGGTTCATGGACTGGTGGAATTCATACAGAACTTCAGCAAGAAGAGCCACGACACTCCTCAG cctCAGGCCAACAGCAAGTATAAGACCAGCATGTGCCGAGACCTTCGTCAGCAGGGAGGCTGTCCCCGAGGAACCAACTGTAcattcgcacacacacaggatgagcTGGAGAA attTAGACTGAGGAACAAGAAGAGCAGCAGTGTGGGCCGGGCGTTTCCATTAGCACCCGGGGTCATGGGCAAAACCTTCACCATGGAGGGCAGCATCCACACAGATGTGTCTGCAGGGGTGGGGCAGGGGCTCAAAGGCACAGGGGAGAACGGAGCCTCCATGACGGAGGGAGTTCCTGGCCTGACTCACCCCCAGCTTATCTCCAGAGGGGCTGACATGATAGAGGAAATGAAGAGAGCGGTGCCAAATGGATCCAGTGGGGCTAATGGGTCCAACGGGCTATCTGGCGCCAGCAGAACTGCGTCAGGGTCAATAGAACA GAAGCCCATCTCTCCTCCCAGGACTCCAGTCAGCCACTCCTCAGCGTCGTCTCCCTTGACCACAGTTGGACGGGGCGATAGTGGTGCTCCTATACCCAAACATGGCGGGTTCATGCTGCGTGCACCACATCCTTCACAGGCATCCGAGCTGTACTATCAGGATGCCCACTCTGCTTATGACACAGGCCATTATCAACCAACCT CAGGTTCTTACTACCCATCtactcttcatcctcctcacaAACCATGCATGGCTCGCTTCCTCCGATCGTCCAACGTCCCAGAATCCTCGCTGCCACCCTCCATCGGCCCTCCACCAACTTCCTACCCCAGTGATCCTCAGACGCCACACCCACCttcgtcctcttcctctgggTACCCACCACACCCACCTAGAGATCGGATGGGTCCTGCCTTCCATCCCCACCCGGGGCAGCCTCAGTATGGGCCCCTGGCTCCTGCTCATGGGGTTTATGCTCCCCTGTATGACAGCAGGAGAGTATGGAGGCCTCAG CTGTACCACAGAGAGGATGCCCGGAGTAACTCACTGCCTCCAGAGGTGCTGCACTCCTCTGTCTACCAGCCTCCACTCAGGGAGAGATTCAACTCTCTAGACAGCAACTACTGCTCTGGAGCTGAACACCGTGCAGGGCTACACAGG GATTACGGTCGTGTTCCTCTGGGCTACGAGGATCTGTTCAGAAGGAAGCAGGAACAGTGggctcatcaccaccaccatcacaacACCAACAGACCCTCACAGTCCTCCCCCATCTTCACCATCGATTTTGGAACGGAG catGTGGAGAGCAGCGGAGGTCAGTGTGTGGGTTGCAGGTTCAGAGGCGAGGAAAGTTTAGCTCACTACTCTCCGTGGTCTTGTGGTACCATCGGCCCCTGCCTCAGCCCCTTTGAGCCCGAAACGCTCACCCACACCTCGGCTCACTCCTGCTCAGATCACTCG GAGTTAGACAGTAATGGAGGCGGGGGTGGTGGCGTCAGCAGTGGCAGTAGTGTCGGGAAGCGGTGGCTGCATTCACTGGATCACTACCGCCGCTTGAAAGACGAGGACCCGATCATTCCCTTCAGTGAGGGGCCCATTATCTCCAAGTGGGGCGCCATATCCAGGGCGTCACGCACGGGCTACCACACCACTGACCCCGTCCAAGCCACAGCCTGCCAAAGCAGCGCCAGCACCACACCCATCAACTTTAAAG ATTACAACCCCCACTTGGATCACAGTGACTACAGGTGGAGTTCCAGAGGATCAGACTCCTCCAGCCACTCCAGTTTCCTAGAGAG tgagcAGCTGTGTGCATCAGAGTTGCGTGGCCGTCGCACTTCAATAAGCAGCGGAGAGAAAATTGTTTCCGATCTGCAGGCCCACCAGACCGCCTACGGCCAGGACCGGGAGCGGGCCGAGAGCGAACCGGACCCAGGCCGAGACATTGAGCTGGAACTGTGCGCTCTGGACATGGAGGATTCAGACCACCAGGAGATCAAGTCTCAG GAGTCTTTAGACCTGGCTACCCCACAGTCTCAGGATGCTTcccacctcctcccacctccctgctcctctccccTCATCTCATCCCCTGTCGAGGAGCGCCCCCAAACAGAGGGTCCTTCGACAGAAAAGATGGATGCTCACCTGCTGAAAAAGATGGCCTTCAG gAAGTCTCTGTCTCCTGGAGGGTTGGTCTCAGGAGGTCTGGGCGTAGGC